One window of the Elusimicrobiota bacterium genome contains the following:
- a CDS encoding HU family DNA-binding protein: MTQSQLARAIAKEFFLSQVDAAAIIDSMLVKMTASLQKGEWVYFKDFGSFTKKTRPGRHVRHPKTGQLIWIPPRLDVDFNPAKGLLKARHH, encoded by the coding sequence ATGACACAAAGCCAGCTCGCACGGGCGATAGCCAAAGAGTTCTTCCTTTCCCAGGTCGACGCGGCCGCGATCATAGACTCGATGCTGGTCAAGATGACGGCCAGCCTGCAGAAAGGTGAGTGGGTTTACTTTAAAGACTTTGGTTCCTTCACCAAGAAGACACGCCCAGGGCGCCATGTCCGGCACCCCAAGACCGGGCAGCTTATCTGGATACCGCCCCGGCTGGACGTTGACTTTAACCCGGCCAAGGGCTTACTGAAAGCCCGGCATCACTAA